The window gtatcaaacgtcacaacgtaactgggtgactataaaggtgcattacaggtatctccgaaagtagctgttgggttgacatggatcgagactgggatttgtcactccgtatgacggagaggtatctctgggcccactcggtaatgcatcatcatattgagctcaatgtgaccaaggtgttggacacgggatcatgcattatggtacgagtaaagtgacttgccggtaacgagactgaacaaggtattgggataccgacgatcgagtctcgggcaagtaacgtaccgattgacaaagggaattgcatacagggtttgatcgaatcctcgacatagtggttcatccgatgacaacatcgaggagcatgtgggagccatcatgggtatccagatcccgctgatggttattgactgagagagtctcggtcatgtctgcatgtctcccgaacccgtagggtctacacacttaaggttcagttacgctagggttatagggatatgtatatgcagtaacccgaatgttgtttggagtcccggatgagatcccggacgtcacgaggagttccggaatggtccggaggtaaagatttatatatgggaagtcctgtttcgggcatcgggacaagtttcggggttatcggtattgtaccgggaccaccggaagggtcccgggggtccaccgggtgggtccacctgtcccggggggctacatgggctgtaagggggtgcgccttggcctaatgggccaagggcaccagccccacataggcccatgcgcctagggtttaagggggcaagagtcctaggagggtaaggcacctcctaggtgccttggggggagggaaaaccccccttggccgccgcacccctaggagattggatctcctagggccggccacccccccttggcacccctatatatagtgggggagaggagggacttcataccggaacgccctggcctttggttgcctccttctccctccccaacacctcctccacctccatagtgcttagcgaagctctgccggagtactgcagctccatcaacaccacgccgtcgtgctgctgctggtgccatctccctcaacctctcctcccttccttgctggatcaagaaggaggagacgtggctgttccgtacgtgtgttgaacgcggaggtgccgtccgtttggcgctggtcatcggtgatttggatcacgtcgagtacgactacatcatcaccttgcaagcttccgcacgcgatctacaagtggtatgtagatgcaaactctctccctagactcgttgcttagatgaactcatagatggatcttggtgaaaccgtaggaaaaatttgaattttctgcaacgttccccaacacatatgccatctacgcataaaaccaggctcggatgccactgttggggaacgtagtaatttcaaaaaaaattctacgcacacgcaagatcatggtgatgcatagcaacgagaggggagagtgttgtctacatacccttgtagaccgtaagcggaagcgttagcacaacgcagttgatgtagtcgtgcgtcttcatggcccgaccgatcaagcaccgaaactacggcacctccgagttctagcacacgttcagctcgatgacgtccctcgaactctgatccagccaagtgtcgagggagagttccgtcagcacgacggcgtgatgacgatcttgatgttctaccgccgcagggcttcgcctaagcaccgctacgatattatcgagatggactatggtggaggggggcaccgcacacggctaaggaacgatcacgaagatcaacttgtgtctagaggtgcccccctgcccccgtatataaaggagggaggggggaggtgcggccggccccctaggggtgcgcctggaggagtcctactcccaccgggagtaggactcccccctcttgccttggtggagaaggaaaggggggagggaaaagaggaaaggggggcgccgccccccctttcttgtcctattcggactaggggggaagggggcgcgcggcctgccctggccggccctcctcttctccttcatggcccatgtaggcccaataaccccccccgggggggggggggggttccggtaaccccccggtactcgggAAAAATCCTGGTTTCtcccggaatgattccgatatccaaatatagacttccaatatatcaatctttatgtctcgaccatttcgagactcctcgtcatgtccaggatcacatccgggactccgaacaaccttcggtacatcaaaacatataaactcataataaaactgtcatcgtaacgtgaatcgtgtggaccctacgggttcgagaactatgtagacatgacctagaactattctcggtcaataaccaatagcggaacctggatgatcatattggctcccacacattctacgaagatctttatcggtcaaaccgcataacaacatatgttgttccctttgtcatcggcatgttacttgcccgagattcgatcgtcggtatccaatacctagttcaatctcgttaccggcaagtctctttactcgttacgtaatacatcatctcgcaactaactcattagtcacattgcttgcaaggcttatagtgatgtgcattaccgagagggcccagggatacctctccgacaatcggagtgacaaatcctaatctcgaaatacgccaacccaacatgtacgttcagagacacctgtagagctcctttataatcacccagttacgttgtgacgtttggtagcacacaaagtgttcctccggtaaatgggagttgcataatctcatagtcataggaacatgtataagtcatgaagaaagcaatagcaacatactaaacgatcaagtgctaagctaacggaatgggtcaagtcaatcacatcattctcccaatgatgtgatcccgttaatcaaatgacaactcttttgtccatggctaggaaacataaccatctttgataaacgagctagtcaagtagaggcatactagtgacactatgtttgtctatgtattcacacatgtattacgtttccggttaatacagttctagcatgaataataaacatttatcatgatataaggaaataaataataactttattattgcctctagggcatatttccttcgtgtgtctccgtcggatctcgcgggattcagtCGGTGCAGCTCTTTGATGGATCTATTTGGATCAAGTTTTTGTTCATCTTTGTTCGTGTGGTTACATGTTTGATCTTTCTGATCTACAACTCTCTTCACTAGCGATGGTTGCAGCTCTGGCGCGCTGGTCCTTTGtggccttagcatgacgacttcccgactgtctactacaactaaGTTTGCTCAGCTCCGATGTGAGAGAGgcggtgacggcggcgcgccttcggctcactccagtgcttgtagtcgtcgctagttcGTCCATGGACCTGGTTGTAATTTTTTTTACCTCCGGTGTTCTCTGTACCGGCATGATTGATGAATAGATAGAAAATTTCTTAAAAAACATGCAGTTAATATACTATCTAATATCAAGAGCATTGCACATACACATTTATTAGTCACATTAGAAGGATGTTTAATTAAACACACAATTTCCTCTTCAGATTCACCGGTATTTAATTCAGATTGTGAGTAATAATTAATAAAGCTCCCGAACTGAAAAAAAAAACACGCAGCAGGCTCAAACGTACCCCAGCCCGTTTCCGCGTAGAGCCGAGCTCCACTCCCGAGCCAGACTGCAACCAAACCCGACCGACGCGCCGGAACGAGCAAAACGTCCCACCCCCCACCGCACCGCTCCTCACTGGTGGGTGGTCCCGTCACTTGAAAAGCAGGGGCGCNNNNNNNNNNNNNNNNNNNNNNNNNNNNNNNNNNNNNNNNNNNNNNNNNNNNNNNNNNNNNNNNNNNNNNNNNNNNNNNNNNNNNNNNNNNNNNNNNNNNNNNNNNNNNNNNNNNNNNNNNNNNNNNNNNNNNNNNNNNNNNNNNNNNNNNNNNNNNNNNNNNNNNNNNNNNNNNNNNNNNNNNNNNNNNNNNNNNNNNNNNNNNNNNNNNNNNNNNNNNNNNNNNNNNNNNNNNNNNNNNNNNNNNNNNNNNNNNNNNNNNNNNNNNNNNNNNNNNNNNNNNNNNNNNNNNNNNNNNNNNNNNNNNNNNNNNNNNNNNNNNNNNNNNNNNNNNNNNNNNNNNNNNNNNNNNNNNNNNNNNNNNNNNNNNNNNNNNNNNNNNNNNNNNNNNNNNNNNNNNNNNNNNNNNNNNNNNNNNNNNNNNNNNNNNNNNNNNNNNNNNNNNNNNNNNNNNNNNNNNNNNNNNNNNNNNNNNNNNNNNNNNNNNNNNNNNNNNNNNNNNNNNNNNNNNNNNNNNNNNNNNNNNNNNNNNNNNNNNNNNNNNNNNNNNNNNNNNNNNNNNNNNNNNNNNNNNNNNNNNNNNNNNNNNNNNNNNNNNNCCAGCCCCTCGAGATCCCTGCGCCCATGTCGTCGTCGGCCATGGACGCCATCGTCGACCTCGTCGAGCTCTCCGAGTCCATGCGCCAGGCCGCCTCGCTCCTCGCCGACGACGACCCCTCCGAcgacgccgccccgcgccgcccctccACCTTCCTCAACGCCGTCGCCCTCGGCAACGTCGTAAGTGCCGCCGCCCCAGAGCCCTCTCTCCCGCCCGCGCCCCGATCTGACGCGATCCGGTTTTGTTCCGTGCAGGGGTCCGGCAAGTCGGCCGTGCTCAACTCCCTCATCGGCCACCCCGTGCTGGTGAGTGCCTCGTCTCTAGCTCTCGCTGTCCTCCGCCGCTTCAGGCGTTCGTTTGTGCTGAGTAGTGGTGGCTGGTGTGCTGCAGCCGACGGGGGAGAACGGGGCCACGCGGGCGCCCATAGTTGTCGACCTGCAGAGGGATCCGGGGCTCAGCACCAAGTCCATAGTCCTGCAGATCGACAGCAAGTCGCAGCAGGTTTCTTCGAGTGAGTGAGATCTCCCCCTGGCAAGCCAGATCTGGCAATGTACGCGGTTGGTCGGTGCACTCAGTTTGGTGACATTGTGGTTGCGTTGGCCTGCAGGTGCGCTCCGGCATTCGCTGCAGGATAGGCTTAGCAAGGCCACCGGACCCGGGAGGAGCAGGACTGATGAGATTTACCTCAAGCTGCGGACAAGCACAGGTTTGTTGCTGGATCGCACATGTTTACTCTAGTAGTTTGCCAGTTTGGGCAATGTTGctaatctagtactccctccgtccgaaaatacttgtcatcaaaatggatagaaagaaatgtatctagaactaagatACGTCTAGATAcagccccttttatccattttgatgacaagtatttccggacggagggagtagcaagctGTATAGTCAGGCATTCCTGAGGGTATGGTATGTTTGAGCAAGTTTCCAAACTGTTTCCATAGTTTGGTATTGATAGCTTAAGTTGTATGTGCCATTTAAAGCTGAAGTGGTAAGACCTTAAGATTGTGGAAGGTGCCAATTAGTACTCAAATCTAGCGTGTTCTAGTGTGGTTATTACTAGTTACTCAAAAGTGGACTCTCTTAATTTTCCAATGATGCAATTAGTCCGATTCGGAATACCAGCTCAATGTAATTAATCTGATTCGGAAATACCAGCTCAATATCTGAGAGTTTTGCTACATGCTAGACATTAATTCATTATCTTTCCTTTGCAAATGATTTCTCACTGTACCTCTCTTTGTTTTTCCAGCTCCTCCACTAAAGTTGATTGATTTACCTGGCATAGACCAACGAGTTATCGATGATTCAACAGTGAGTACTGCTCACACAATATTTTTATCTTACCCCTCAAGTAGTAAGCAACGCCTGACCAAACTTTTGAATATTCATAATTATGATTGTGTCATTGTACATCAACTTAACCAATATAAACTGGAATAATATTTAACGTATAGGAATGGCTGGAACATCAGATCAGTGACAGCATGTTATGCATTTGAACTGAGAATCACTTACTGCCTGGCGTAACTATGCTACCCATTCCCCCTCCCCATCCGCTTACAGCGTGGAAGAGACGCAGTAAAACTGCAATGTTGTGTATCATGTTTCTATAATCTCATGTTAACATACTGTTGTTAACATTTCAGATTAATGAGTTTGCTGGCCACAATGATGCAATATTGATTGTTGTGATACCAGCAATGCAAGCCCCTGAGGTTGCATCATCCCGGGCTCTTAAACTGGCGAGGGATATTGATCCAGAGGGTCTGGCATTTGAATCTGATCATACATCCTCCAGAAAAGCACAGTCACTCTCTTCATAGCAACTGATGTTTTTTCTTGTCCTTGTAGGAACCAGAACAATAGGTGTCTTGAGTAAAATCGATCAAGCCGCATCAGATGCAAAAACAGTTGCATGTGTTCAGGCCATTTTGTCTAATAAAGGCCCACGCACAGCAGCTGAAATTGAATGGGTTGCTTTAATAGGGCAATCTGTTGCAATTGCGTCAGCTCAATCAGGGTCAGTTGGGTCTGAGAATTCACTGGAAACAGCCTGGCGAGCTGAGGCGGAAAGCCTTAAATCAATCTTAACCACTGCTCCTCAGAATAAGCTGGGAAGAATTGCTCTTGTTGATACCATTGCTAAGCAGATACGTAAGCGGATGAAAGTGCGGCTACCTAACTTGTTGTCTGGGTAAGCATCATGATCTATATGTTGAAGCTGAAATGTTAAAGTATACCATCTTTCAAACTCCTTACAGAAATTTGCTATGATCACTAAACTATTCTGATCAACTAACCATCCATTCTATTTATGAATCTAATTGATCATCAGTGCACCATGAAACATGGATATTTCTTGTCTTTTgtcttttatatataaaaaataaccTGATTGTGATTTCTGGTGTTTAATTTTGCAAATACCTGTACCCTTGCTCTATTTCTCAGGCTTCAGGGCAAGTCTCAGGTAGTGAAAGATGAACTTGCAAGGCTTGGGGAATCGATGGTACAAAGTCCGGAAGGAACCAGGGCTGTTGCTTTGGAGCTGTGCCGAGAATTTGAAGATAAGTTTCTCGCTCATGTTACTTCTGGTGAGGTTAGTAATAAGCTTGAGTTATGGTCGTTGTCTATACCTAATCCAGCACTCCCTCCGCCCAGAATTACTTGACGCTCAAGCGGATGTATCTACATCCGTTTAAGCGTcacgtaattccggacggaggaaaTACTTGTCAAGTAAAGTACTGATTACAATATCATTATACGTTTCTCAATCAATAGGGGTCTGGTTGGAAAATTGTTGCAAGTTTCGAGGGCAAGTTTCCAGATAGGATCAAACAGCTTCCATTGGACAGGCATTTTGATCTGAACAATGTCAAAAGGGTAAATCTAAAAGCTCTTTTATATTAATACTAGAGTGGAATACTATATTGGCCAACAATGGACATCATTCTCTTCATATTCTAGATTGTCTTGGAAGCTGATGGTTATCAACCATATTTGATATCCCCGGAGAAAGGTTTAAAATCCTTGATTAAAGGAGTGCTTGAAATGGCAAAGGAGCCATCACGACTATGTGTTGAAGAGGTATGTCTTGGCTTAGACATATGTTACACCTTTGGATGAAGAACAATATAGTTTTCTTGATGAACTATTTGTACCCTGCTAATATTCAGTATTATGTTTTATCTGTAAAATGCTCCTTGCTCAAATATGCAACTGTTTGTGTACAGTTATTATGTTTGTCACTACACTAGTATTAAAACTATCCAAATAGCAAAACACTTGGGCTCAGACATTTGTAATTACCTTAAGCAGTTAAGATTATAGAATGGGGTCGAGCTAGGCTCAAATGGACACTATATATATTCAAGCCTTATCAAGCGGAGCTCAAGCCCATAATGTACCCATGTGTTTGTGTGTTTAGAGTCACGTTAAGGAGGCAAGCTCCAAGCTTGAATACAAACATAGGCTTGCTCAGCCTAATAGGTATATTTTGCATTGGTAGGTACTGCCTATGTAGCTTCTGATATGTCAGTTTTCTTAAACTAGGTACACCGTGTATTGTTAGACATAGTAAATGCCACTGCAAATGGCACGCCAGGGCTCGGAAGATATCCTCCGTTCAAACGCGAGGTATCAACTTACTCCCTCTTTTACTGTTTGAATACATAAATCTTACTCATTATTAGTTCTGATCACAACATTCCACCATTTCTTTTGGCAAGATCATTACAATTGCATCTAATGCGTTGGATACATTCAAAAGTGATGCAAAAAAGATGGTGGTTGCGCTTGTTGATATGGAGCGTGCCTTTGTCCCCCCACAACATTTCATCCGTTTAGTACAAAGAAGGTAAGGTTAACTGGGGCcttaacaaatactccctccgttcttaaatttaAGACACTTTAGAGATTTCATTACGGACTACATATGGAGCTAAATCAATGAATCTACGCTCTAGAATGTGtcgatatacatccgtatgtagtttctattgaaatctctagaaagccttatatttagaaacggagggagtatgttggtAATTGGTTTCATTTTATTTGATCAACCTAAATATAACTTTGGCAAGTAATCTGTTTCTCCTACTTCTGTTTTCCTGTTATTGGTAAATTGGTAAGGGAAGTTTTTAAGATTCTTAGCTCAATTTTTTAAACCAGAGAAAGCTAATGTTAGACTTAGATCATATTAGTGACAAATAGAGATAGCACTAGCAACCTAAATTAGACTGCAAAAATGCTGAATCTTTTTCCTTACAAAGCGACACAATAAAGTGTACCATTTCATTTTTTAACTTCTACGTTAAAAAGATTGATCTCACTTGTAATGATCTGTCGTACTATAACTCTATAAGCAGTCTATAAGTTTAGCTGCCCTTTCAGAGCTTTCATGATCATATTCACATAGTTAAGTTTTAATCTTTTTGCTTGGCATGATATTCACAGAATGGAAAGGCAGCGCCGTGAGGATGAGGTGAAAACTAAATCATCTAAGAAAGCACAAGATGCTGAGCAagccatgatgaacaaggtatactTCTGTGTCTTTGCTTGCATGAATCTGCATACCTACAAAACTGTATGCAGATTGATCACCCTATATTTGTGTTGGTCTGGCTGTTTATAACTTTACATTGGTTGTATTTCATATTAGGGTTCTGAGCAAGCTAAGTCGTCAAAAGACAAATCCAATCAGCAAGATAAAGATACCAAAGAGGGACCTAATCTGCAGGTTGCTGGTCCTGGTGGTGAAATAACTGCAGGTATAATACTGCACCGTAGTTTGGCTCAACTTCAGCTTTTCTCATAACAATTTGCTTATATGTGACTATGATTAAAACTGGAAGTCACAGATATTTATCTGACGTAGCTCCCATGCCATTTTTTATCTAGTAAAATGAAATAAGCCTTCTGATAAGAATCAACCTTTTTGGCTGCTTGTTAATTCCATGCTTACTCTGACATAATTTTCCATTGTCTTGTATACAA is drawn from Triticum dicoccoides isolate Atlit2015 ecotype Zavitan chromosome 6B, WEW_v2.0, whole genome shotgun sequence and contains these coding sequences:
- the LOC119320255 gene encoding dynamin-2B-like — its product is MSSSAMDAIVDLVELSESMRQAASLLADDDPSDDAAPRRPSTFLNAVALGNVGSGKSAVLNSLIGHPVLPTGENGATRAPIVVDLQRDPGLSTKSIVLQIDSKSQQVSSSALRHSLQDRLSKATGPGRSRTDEIYLKLRTSTAPPLKLIDLPGIDQRVIDDSTINEFAGHNDAILIVVIPAMQAPEVASSRALKLARDIDPEGTRTIGVLSKIDQAASDAKTVACVQAILSNKGPRTAAEIEWVALIGQSVAIASAQSGSVGSENSLETAWRAEAESLKSILTTAPQNKLGRIALVDTIAKQIRKRMKVRLPNLLSGLQGKSQVVKDELARLGESMVQSPEGTRAVALELCREFEDKFLAHVTSGEGSGWKIVASFEGKFPDRIKQLPLDRHFDLNNVKRIVLEADGYQPYLISPEKGLKSLIKGVLEMAKEPSRLCVEEVHRVLLDIVNATANGTPGLGRYPPFKREIITIASNALDTFKSDAKKMVVALVDMERAFVPPQHFIRLVQRRMERQRREDEVKTKSSKKAQDAEQAMMNKGSEQAKSSKDKSNQQDKDTKEGPNLQVAGPGGEITAGYLLKKSAKNNEWSKRWFVLNEKSGKLGYTKKQEERHFRGVIVLEECNLEEIEEEELSKTSKDSKKANGPEKGPSLVFKITNRVAYKTVLKAHSAVVLKAESMADKIEWVKKIKGIIQSKGGSVKSSNTPEGGSMRQSHSDGSLDTMARRPADPEEELRWMSQEVRGYVEAVLNSLAANVPKAIVLCQVEKAKEDMLNQLYSSISSQSNARIEELLQEDHNAKRRREKAQKQSTLLSKLTRQLSVHDNRAAVASYSDDTSGPESGPQSPSQSGEDWRSAFSAAANGSAARSSSQNESRSRSADSRGRRYENGDANGANSGSRRTPNRLPPAPPKY